A region from the Carboxydothermus pertinax genome encodes:
- the fliE gene encoding flagellar hook-basal body complex protein FliE: MEITGISLPNTILLNNSEQTAKTLDFEKKLAEALDKVNEKQLNSEQVTQDFLAGKVDDIHQVLILAQEAKLSLELAVEVRNKIVEAYQEISRMQI, encoded by the coding sequence GTGGAAATTACCGGTATCTCTTTACCAAATACTATTTTACTTAATAATTCGGAACAAACTGCAAAAACTTTAGATTTTGAAAAGAAACTTGCTGAGGCTTTAGATAAAGTTAATGAAAAACAGTTGAATTCCGAGCAAGTAACCCAGGATTTTTTAGCAGGGAAAGTGGATGATATTCATCAGGTTTTAATTTTAGCTCAAGAAGCGAAGTTAAGTTTAGAATTAGCAGTGGAGGTACGCAACAAAATAGTTGAAGCTTACCAGGAAATTAGCCGGATGCAGATTTAA
- the fliS gene encoding flagellar export chaperone FliS, whose amino-acid sequence MNNPYAQYQQQNIATAPPEKLLIMLYDGAIKFLKQGLKALDDKKYDDFSYYISRTQDIISELMVTLDMDYEISKNLYQLYDYFMYRLIHGSVKKERESIEEVQKHLEELREAWVQAAAAKEKAAT is encoded by the coding sequence GTGAATAATCCTTATGCTCAGTATCAACAGCAAAATATCGCTACCGCCCCGCCAGAAAAATTGTTAATTATGCTGTATGACGGTGCGATTAAATTTTTAAAACAAGGGCTTAAAGCCTTGGATGACAAAAAGTATGATGATTTTAGCTATTATATAAGCCGTACGCAGGACATAATTTCCGAATTGATGGTTACTCTCGATATGGATTATGAAATTTCCAAAAATCTTTACCAGCTTTATGACTATTTCATGTACCGATTAATACATGGAAGCGTTAAAAAAGAACGGGAAAGCATTGAGGAAGTGCAGAAACACCTGGAGGAATTGAGAGAAGCCTGGGTTCAAGCGGCGGCTGCTAAAGAGAAAGCTGCTACTTAA
- the flgC gene encoding flagellar basal body rod protein FlgC, with product MAFFSSFQITASALTAHRLWLDTIVDNMANVNTTRTPAGGTYNRREVVFEEILDAKTGFTGAGVRVSRIIEDTKTPYRYVFNPNHPDADPNTGLVKYPNVNINDEIVNLLAAQRAYEANVTVFNTAKAMYAKALELSR from the coding sequence ATGGCATTTTTTAGTTCCTTTCAAATTACTGCTTCCGCTCTTACCGCCCACCGTTTATGGCTGGATACCATTGTCGATAATATGGCCAATGTCAATACTACCCGGACCCCAGCCGGCGGTACCTACAATCGCCGGGAAGTGGTATTTGAAGAAATCTTGGATGCTAAAACCGGGTTTACCGGGGCCGGGGTTAGGGTTAGCCGGATAATTGAAGATACCAAGACTCCCTATCGCTACGTTTTTAACCCCAATCACCCCGATGCCGATCCTAATACTGGGTTGGTAAAGTATCCCAATGTTAATATCAACGATGAGATTGTTAATTTACTTGCGGCCCAAAGGGCTTATGAAGCAAATGTAACGGTATTTAATACGGCAAAAGCAATGTACGCTAAAGCTCTTGAGCTTAGCCGTTAG
- a CDS encoding flagellar FliJ family protein, translated as MPKFSFRMAKVEKVRAIEADEHKRIFQEKIQAVKRQEEKIKNIDAAISHELKINDLLFREHQLERLEYLATEKWFLEKEKDRLLFEQEKAKEQYIAKKIEHKKLEILRDKAFALYREEVGRKTQAVLDELSLISFQRRKN; from the coding sequence ATGCCGAAGTTTTCTTTCCGTATGGCAAAGGTTGAAAAAGTGCGCGCCATAGAAGCTGATGAGCATAAGCGAATTTTTCAGGAAAAAATCCAGGCGGTAAAACGTCAGGAAGAAAAAATTAAAAATATCGATGCCGCTATTTCCCATGAATTAAAAATAAATGACCTTTTATTTAGGGAACACCAGTTAGAGCGTTTGGAATACCTTGCTACAGAAAAATGGTTTTTAGAAAAAGAAAAAGATAGACTTCTTTTTGAACAGGAAAAAGCTAAGGAACAGTATATCGCCAAAAAAATTGAACATAAAAAGTTAGAAATCCTGCGGGATAAAGCCTTTGCATTATATCGGGAAGAGGTTGGCCGCAAAACTCAAGCTGTTTTAGATGAATTGTCCTTAATAAGTTTTCAAAGAAGGAAAAATTAG
- a CDS encoding flagellar basal body rod protein FlgB: MDIFGGVTYNLLKLGIDAATKRQQAIAHNIANVNTPGYRREKVVFEEKVQEFLKQKVGGFTLKTTDP; encoded by the coding sequence ATGGATATTTTTGGAGGGGTTACTTACAACCTTTTAAAGCTTGGGATTGATGCGGCGACTAAACGCCAGCAAGCAATTGCGCACAATATTGCCAACGTCAATACCCCAGGATATCGGCGGGAAAAAGTGGTTTTTGAGGAAAAGGTCCAGGAGTTTTTAAAGCAGAAGGTCGGTGGTTTTACGTTAAAAACCACCGACCC
- a CDS encoding flagellar hook-length control protein FliK encodes MKVNGVALAPDQKSIPDSLMDILTVIDDTFEKVFSEILLKGNAFTADFSLKMSEPENNVIKPQEDQQKTVEQEVESLATELNFVLPWFGSYLIPKTVDGVVGRELAGNDGGKEISQDVVVAAARVIEEKNSRYLDKISISLVAERKEPEKEINLTKNIPKEVMPENGANILQKTPEAAKALASNNPVKGNISGVEPAELTLKVSKIGTSLVAEREEPEKEINLTKNIPKEVMPENGANILQKIPIAAKALASNNPVKGNISGVEPAELTLKVSKIGTSLVAERKEPEKEINVAKNIPKEVTQAAPTETTQSYVFIKEPLDFAKNFNQCQNQNKIDYPAFSEKIVALVQKTVQTKEKTAAVLKLYPEEFGEVKVEVKLLANNVDIALKVTSSDAANYLQNLAKDLATALQKHNLELTGYVVGFEQQSSKGNPGNSQHQRVPLKPSRFQNVIDEPIFEIAGWQERVTGLNYLI; translated from the coding sequence GTGAAAGTAAATGGGGTTGCTTTGGCACCAGACCAAAAGTCAATTCCGGATTCTCTAATGGATATTTTAACTGTTATAGATGATACCTTTGAAAAGGTTTTTTCTGAAATTCTTTTAAAAGGCAATGCATTTACTGCTGATTTTTCTTTAAAAATGAGTGAGCCAGAGAATAATGTTATAAAGCCTCAAGAGGATCAGCAAAAAACCGTAGAGCAAGAAGTTGAGTCACTCGCAACGGAATTAAATTTTGTGCTTCCTTGGTTTGGTTCTTACTTAATACCAAAAACTGTTGATGGAGTAGTGGGTAGAGAACTTGCAGGAAATGATGGTGGGAAGGAAATTTCTCAAGATGTGGTTGTTGCAGCAGCGAGAGTAATTGAAGAGAAAAATAGCAGGTATTTGGATAAGATTAGCATATCTCTGGTAGCGGAAAGAAAAGAGCCAGAAAAAGAGATAAACTTAACTAAAAACATTCCTAAAGAAGTCATGCCAGAAAATGGTGCAAACATTCTCCAAAAGACCCCGGAAGCGGCAAAAGCATTGGCCAGTAACAATCCGGTGAAGGGAAATATTTCCGGGGTAGAACCAGCGGAGTTAACTTTGAAGGTGTCAAAGATTGGTACATCTCTGGTAGCGGAAAGAGAAGAGCCAGAAAAAGAGATAAACTTAACTAAAAACATTCCCAAGGAAGTCATGCCAGAAAATGGTGCAAACATTCTCCAAAAGATCCCGATAGCGGCAAAAGCATTGGCCAGTAACAATCCGGTGAAGGGAAATATTTCCGGGGTAGAACCAGCGGAGTTAACTTTGAAGGTGTCAAAGATTGGTACATCTCTGGTAGCGGAAAGAAAAGAGCCAGAAAAAGAGATAAACGTAGCTAAAAACATTCCCAAGGAAGTTACACAAGCTGCGCCAACTGAAACTACACAATCTTATGTTTTTATTAAAGAACCGCTGGATTTTGCTAAAAATTTTAACCAATGCCAGAATCAAAATAAAATTGATTATCCGGCTTTTTCCGAAAAAATCGTGGCACTTGTACAAAAAACCGTACAAACCAAAGAAAAGACCGCGGCTGTTTTAAAGCTTTATCCGGAAGAATTTGGGGAAGTAAAAGTAGAAGTAAAGCTTTTGGCAAACAATGTGGATATAGCTTTAAAAGTTACATCAAGCGATGCAGCAAACTATCTCCAAAATTTAGCTAAAGACTTAGCTACAGCTTTACAAAAACATAATTTAGAGCTAACAGGTTACGTTGTTGGCTTTGAACAGCAAAGTTCAAAAGGAAACCCTGGCAATTCTCAGCACCAAAGAGTTCCTCTTAAACCTTCCCGTTTTCAAAACGTAATAGACGAGCCTATATTTGAGATAGCGGGATGGCAGGAAAGAGTTACAGGTTTAAACTACTTAATTTAA
- a CDS encoding flagellar protein FlaG — protein sequence MNINTIDPLKLNNVNLLKASAVEPVKNVANESGRTNNFETEKISKNQLENAVENLNKVVNSFTPTELKFEIHQDSKELMVKVINAETKEVIREIPPHQVLEIVAEIKKLLGVLVDTKI from the coding sequence ATGAATATTAATACTATCGACCCTTTAAAATTAAATAACGTTAATTTGCTTAAAGCGTCTGCCGTTGAGCCGGTTAAAAATGTAGCAAATGAATCCGGGAGAACAAATAATTTTGAAACTGAGAAAATATCAAAAAATCAATTAGAAAATGCTGTTGAAAACTTAAATAAAGTAGTAAACTCCTTTACCCCCACGGAATTAAAATTTGAAATCCATCAAGATTCGAAAGAATTGATGGTAAAAGTTATTAATGCCGAGACTAAAGAAGTAATTAGAGAAATTCCACCGCATCAGGTTTTAGAAATAGTGGCAGAAATTAAAAAGCTTTTAGGGGTTTTGGTTGACACTAAAATATAA
- a CDS encoding flagellar basal body rod protein FlgB — PVAEVTRESSTALRIDQNNVDIETEMVDLAYNQLYYETAVERLKGTFASLETVITGGRR, encoded by the coding sequence ACCGGTGGCGGAAGTTACGCGCGAAAGTTCTACAGCCCTGAGAATCGATCAAAACAACGTTGATATCGAAACCGAAATGGTAGATTTAGCCTATAATCAACTTTATTATGAAACGGCTGTGGAGCGGCTAAAAGGAACCTTTGCTTCATTAGAAACGGTAATAACCGGTGGAAGGAGGTAA
- the fliF gene encoding flagellar basal-body MS-ring/collar protein FliF, with translation MDFQSLLANLKQRYKNLNSFQKRVYGILLFTAVLTLILSYIFFGRPSYTPLATGLDAKEAGAIVEKLKEWKISYKLGDEGTTILVPKNQVYEARIKLASAGVLETNSGIGFELFDQTKLGASDFENQVNYQRALQEELRRTIVQLEAVEDARVHLVLPEKSVFISEEKPATASILLKLKPLKKLTPEEIKGIIYLVANSVEGLKPENVQVVDTYGNVLSDQVDLSSSLSAQSGRQQEMKRQFETELTNRINNLLTTILGPGKAVVSINADLDFNQEESTTQVALPGPLVSEQGSKEVVYGSPGASGVVGSGPNTNPNYTYITGNVYGEVQSKEDFTRNYQVGQTVYKLVKAPGAVKRLSAAIAIDSGVPATDVNKIRDIVAAAMGYDQNRGDQIVINTITFDKSLEKQMAAQQAQLQKEQQLRQNLYKWIAIGVGALLVLSMLVFLGVRKFRKKPAEMLGVAPKTPMELSKLEAAVAAEGRPGIKIQELPEEDLAVNKVQLEIETIKSLVEQRPDEVAMVLRAWMSEE, from the coding sequence ATGGATTTTCAAAGCCTCCTGGCAAACTTAAAACAACGTTATAAAAATTTAAACAGTTTTCAAAAAAGAGTATACGGAATTTTACTGTTTACGGCAGTATTGACGTTAATTTTAAGCTATATTTTTTTTGGTCGACCCAGCTACACACCTCTTGCGACCGGTTTGGATGCCAAAGAAGCCGGCGCGATTGTTGAAAAATTAAAAGAATGGAAGATAAGTTATAAACTCGGGGATGAGGGAACAACGATTTTGGTCCCTAAAAACCAGGTTTATGAAGCTCGGATTAAACTCGCCAGCGCCGGGGTTTTAGAAACTAACAGCGGCATTGGTTTTGAACTTTTTGATCAGACCAAACTGGGGGCCAGCGATTTCGAGAACCAGGTCAATTACCAGCGGGCGTTACAGGAAGAGTTAAGAAGAACCATTGTGCAGTTAGAGGCGGTAGAAGATGCCCGGGTCCACTTGGTTCTTCCGGAAAAAAGCGTATTTATTTCCGAAGAAAAGCCAGCAACTGCCAGCATATTACTTAAATTAAAACCTCTTAAAAAATTAACACCCGAAGAGATAAAAGGTATTATTTATCTGGTAGCCAATAGTGTAGAAGGTTTAAAACCGGAAAATGTTCAAGTGGTAGATACATACGGGAATGTGCTTTCCGATCAGGTGGATTTAAGCTCAAGTTTATCGGCGCAATCCGGACGTCAGCAAGAAATGAAAAGGCAGTTTGAAACGGAGTTAACAAATCGAATTAATAACCTGCTCACCACTATTTTAGGTCCGGGGAAGGCAGTGGTGAGTATTAATGCCGATCTGGATTTTAACCAGGAGGAAAGTACTACTCAGGTGGCACTTCCCGGACCGCTGGTCAGCGAGCAGGGGAGCAAAGAAGTGGTTTACGGTAGTCCGGGGGCTTCGGGAGTGGTAGGAAGTGGACCCAATACTAATCCAAATTACACCTACATAACTGGCAATGTGTACGGAGAAGTGCAGTCGAAAGAAGATTTTACCCGCAACTATCAGGTTGGACAAACAGTCTATAAATTGGTCAAGGCACCGGGAGCGGTGAAGCGGTTATCCGCAGCTATTGCTATCGACTCGGGAGTGCCGGCAACGGACGTAAATAAAATTCGGGATATTGTAGCTGCAGCCATGGGTTACGATCAAAATCGCGGCGACCAAATTGTAATAAACACTATTACTTTTGACAAATCTCTTGAAAAACAAATGGCTGCTCAACAGGCTCAACTACAAAAAGAGCAACAGTTAAGGCAAAACCTTTATAAATGGATTGCAATAGGCGTTGGAGCCCTGCTAGTGTTAAGTATGTTGGTGTTTTTAGGAGTGCGCAAATTTCGGAAAAAACCGGCAGAGATGTTGGGGGTTGCTCCTAAAACCCCCATGGAGCTTAGTAAATTAGAAGCAGCGGTGGCCGCTGAAGGAAGACCGGGAATCAAAATTCAAGAATTACCAGAGGAAGACCTTGCGGTCAATAAAGTTCAATTAGAAATTGAAACAATCAAATCGTTGGTAGAGCAAAGACCCGATGAGGTAGCCATGGTTTTGCGTGCCTGGATGTCGGAAGAGTAG
- a CDS encoding FliH/SctL family protein — MPWLFKSSLIAKEITQQEAKAAKVPVRKIQLTFGRESVEEHSETNEMLGKAKEEARRIIDRAQQEGEAIKEKARLEGFNQGYADGQQKAQKEYEKLATKLQAVFKKLTKQRILEIQQERQKILAELEPQIFNFVETALQKLLGELPEATTLFYRKWLGEALNRFKEKKLATIFVNPEEYGMIKNILEQNGAFNEIILLTEPEIAVGTVLLKGEENYVVSLKVFTEEILQKLRDGV; from the coding sequence ATGCCCTGGTTATTTAAAAGTAGCTTAATTGCCAAAGAGATAACTCAGCAAGAGGCAAAAGCCGCCAAAGTTCCGGTAAGGAAAATCCAGCTAACGTTTGGGCGGGAAAGTGTCGAAGAGCATAGTGAGACCAATGAAATGCTTGGAAAAGCAAAGGAAGAAGCCCGGAGGATAATTGACCGGGCACAACAAGAGGGAGAGGCCATTAAAGAAAAAGCCCGCTTAGAAGGTTTTAATCAGGGCTATGCTGACGGGCAACAGAAAGCCCAAAAGGAGTACGAAAAGTTAGCGACAAAGTTGCAGGCAGTATTTAAAAAACTAACAAAACAACGTATTTTGGAGATCCAGCAGGAAAGGCAAAAGATTTTAGCCGAGTTGGAACCGCAAATCTTTAATTTTGTTGAAACAGCGTTGCAAAAACTTTTAGGGGAATTACCGGAAGCTACCACATTATTTTATCGTAAATGGCTGGGAGAAGCCCTTAATCGTTTTAAGGAAAAAAAACTTGCAACAATATTTGTAAACCCTGAGGAATACGGAATGATTAAAAATATTTTAGAGCAAAATGGAGCCTTTAATGAAATTATTTTACTAACTGAACCGGAAATCGCGGTCGGTACTGTACTCTTAAAAGGGGAAGAAAATTATGTAGTTTCTTTGAAGGTTTTTACCGAAGAAATTCTTCAAAAGCTTAGAGACGGAGTCTAA
- the fliD gene encoding flagellar filament capping protein FliD — protein sequence MPILQIGGLASGLDTKNIVSQLMQVESKPLENLQKKKADLEAVRTAWGEIKTKLSSLYNTINSLMSSSLYTNLTATSSDATVLTAQAQSTAVKGSYNIQVQTLAQSYIIASNQQTSVTTPLNLNPTTFKIAIGGVVQKDSLGNDITISLDATDTLVSIRDKINNAKAGVTASIVDNKLLLTANTTGAANSISFTAITGDALQALGLADTNGNPITTVQVGTDAQVVINGLTLTRSSNDISDAIYGVNLTLKKTGTVTLTVDNDTATIIDKVKTFVSQYNDLMNDLATKTAYDATTKTKGVLFGDSTARQVMAELREIVGSTVAGLTTQATYGNNTYTLNNLMAVGISTSGKEATLTLDENKLTAMIKQNPAAVARIFTDDTTTNENEKKGIIDKLAVYVRNLAVYIVSSDGTTHYDAILTSKDKSLADQIKLAQENIDKFNDYLARKEEELWAKFTQLESVMSQLQSQSNWLAAQLSGLSGANKK from the coding sequence ATGCCCATTCTCCAAATAGGTGGTTTGGCGTCCGGACTTGATACTAAAAACATTGTTAGTCAATTAATGCAAGTGGAAAGTAAACCGCTTGAGAACTTGCAAAAAAAGAAGGCTGATCTTGAAGCGGTAAGAACAGCCTGGGGGGAAATAAAAACCAAGTTAAGCAGTCTCTACAATACAATAAACTCTTTAATGAGTTCTTCTCTATATACTAATTTAACGGCGACCTCATCGGATGCAACGGTTTTAACAGCCCAAGCCCAATCAACGGCGGTCAAAGGGAGTTATAACATTCAAGTGCAAACTTTGGCCCAGAGCTATATTATTGCATCTAACCAGCAAACTTCGGTTACCACCCCTTTAAATTTAAATCCTACCACTTTTAAAATCGCTATCGGTGGGGTGGTCCAAAAGGATAGTTTGGGCAATGATATTACTATTTCCCTTGATGCTACCGATACTCTGGTAAGCATCCGGGATAAAATAAACAACGCCAAGGCAGGAGTTACTGCTTCGATTGTCGACAATAAGTTGCTGTTAACTGCTAATACGACCGGTGCAGCAAATTCCATTTCCTTTACTGCAATTACCGGCGATGCCTTGCAAGCTCTTGGATTGGCAGATACTAATGGTAACCCAATAACTACCGTGCAAGTGGGAACCGATGCCCAAGTGGTTATTAACGGTTTAACCCTAACCAGAAGTTCCAATGATATTTCAGATGCCATCTATGGAGTAAATCTAACTTTAAAGAAAACGGGAACAGTTACTTTAACGGTTGATAACGATACAGCAACAATAATCGATAAAGTAAAAACCTTTGTCAGCCAGTATAATGACTTGATGAACGATTTAGCTACTAAGACTGCTTATGATGCTACGACTAAGACTAAAGGAGTTTTATTTGGTGATTCAACAGCTCGGCAGGTTATGGCTGAATTACGGGAAATAGTAGGTAGTACTGTTGCGGGGTTGACTACCCAAGCTACTTACGGGAACAATACTTATACTTTAAATAATTTAATGGCAGTAGGAATTTCAACTTCGGGGAAAGAGGCAACATTGACTCTTGATGAAAACAAACTCACGGCAATGATAAAACAAAACCCCGCAGCTGTTGCTCGTATTTTTACCGATGATACAACTACGAATGAAAACGAAAAAAAGGGAATAATAGACAAGTTAGCAGTTTACGTGAGGAATTTAGCTGTGTATATAGTTTCAAGTGATGGAACGACTCATTACGATGCTATTTTAACAAGCAAGGATAAATCGCTGGCGGATCAAATAAAATTAGCCCAAGAAAATATTGATAAGTTTAACGATTATTTAGCACGCAAAGAAGAAGAATTATGGGCTAAATTTACCCAGCTCGAATCAGTGATGTCTCAGTTACAATCGCAAAGCAACTGGTTAGCGGCCCAACTAAGCGGTTTGTCGGGAGCTAACAAGAAATAG
- a CDS encoding TIGR02530 family flagellar biosynthesis protein, giving the protein MSQVGKIQELITVTSQPNSNIKPATTVTLSFEQLLQKTEKKLKLSAHAEKRLSERGINLSQEDLQKISRALDQAKSKGAKNSLVVYGDLAIIASAVNKTVITVSKTTQLDEQIVTNIDSAILLK; this is encoded by the coding sequence ATGAGTCAAGTTGGGAAGATTCAGGAGTTAATAACGGTAACGTCTCAGCCTAATTCTAATATCAAGCCAGCAACAACTGTGACACTAAGCTTTGAACAGCTTTTGCAGAAGACTGAGAAAAAGTTAAAGTTATCGGCTCACGCGGAAAAACGTTTAAGCGAACGGGGTATAAACTTGAGTCAGGAGGACTTACAAAAAATATCCCGGGCATTAGACCAGGCAAAAAGCAAAGGGGCTAAAAACAGTTTGGTTGTTTACGGTGATTTAGCGATCATAGCGTCGGCTGTTAATAAAACAGTAATTACCGTTTCTAAAACTACCCAGTTAGATGAACAAATAGTAACTAATATTGATAGTGCTATTTTACTTAAGTAA
- a CDS encoding flagellar hook capping FlgD N-terminal domain-containing protein: MIGEVSSVTSQVATTNSSTSKLNMDKDAFLKIFLAQLQYQDPLNPANGTEFIAELAQFGMLEQLANLADALNQLLQFEQKAQAASLIGKTVKIAGNGNSLVEGLVSAVRWSGGRVTLVVNDQEYDPAAVIEVK; this comes from the coding sequence GTGATTGGTGAAGTTTCAAGTGTAACCTCTCAAGTGGCAACTACAAATTCTTCAACTTCTAAGCTTAATATGGATAAAGATGCATTTTTAAAAATTTTCCTGGCGCAGCTTCAGTATCAGGATCCTTTAAATCCGGCTAACGGTACTGAGTTTATTGCCGAGCTTGCTCAATTTGGTATGCTCGAACAGCTAGCAAACCTAGCCGATGCGTTAAATCAATTGCTGCAGTTTGAACAAAAAGCCCAGGCAGCAAGCTTAATTGGTAAAACAGTGAAAATTGCTGGAAATGGAAACAGCCTGGTGGAAGGGTTGGTTAGCGCAGTACGTTGGTCTGGGGGACGGGTGACCTTGGTGGTCAATGATCAAGAATATGACCCGGCTGCGGTTATTGAGGTGAAGTAA
- a CDS encoding flagellar protein FlaG, with protein MIIPNIDPLLLQKYREQVKPKVPEIKKTADEVRYEPEYDEEKEFIPKLAADVFNRVINFLNPTLEFVYDEQEDVGYVIDKLKNKVLKKVDREFLQAAFTDLTKTIGLLLDERV; from the coding sequence GTGATAATTCCCAATATTGATCCTCTGCTTTTACAGAAGTACCGGGAGCAGGTAAAACCAAAAGTTCCGGAAATAAAAAAGACCGCCGATGAGGTGCGGTATGAGCCGGAGTATGACGAAGAAAAAGAGTTTATTCCGAAGCTAGCGGCAGATGTATTTAATAGGGTAATAAATTTTTTAAACCCAACATTGGAATTCGTCTATGACGAGCAGGAAGATGTTGGTTATGTGATTGATAAACTTAAAAATAAAGTCTTAAAAAAAGTTGACCGGGAGTTTCTTCAGGCTGCCTTTACGGACCTTACCAAAACCATAGGGCTTTTGTTAGACGAGAGGGTATAG
- the fliI gene encoding flagellar protein export ATPase FliI: MIGQKLTVLNQEIDRHEFLKPWGVVHKVIGLTVEAVGLKVSIGETVEIFTGGDKVLAEVVGFKEDNAVLMPLGDITGVSLGSLVRPLGRPLQITVGPSLLGKILDGLGRPLNEQKVYGRRYPIDRMPPNPLTRKRISAKFATGIKAIDGLLTCGEGQRLGIFAGSGVGKSTLLGMIARYAEADVNVIALIGERGREVLDFIEKDLGEGLKKSVLVVATSEQPALFRLKGAFVATAIAEYFRDQGKKVLLMMDSLTRFAMAQREVGLAAGEPPSSRGYTPSVFALLPKLVERAGNDAKGSITAFYTVLVEGDDFNEPIADAVRGLLDGHIVLSRQLAGKGHFPAIDILASNSRLMPDLVSGEHWQQALRIRELLDVYRQNEDLILIGAYKPGTNPTLDQAIKLMPTLNAFLRQRQDEGVSFEKTKEELSNFAEV; this comes from the coding sequence ATGATAGGGCAAAAACTTACTGTTTTAAATCAAGAAATTGACCGGCACGAGTTTTTAAAACCCTGGGGTGTTGTGCACAAGGTTATTGGGCTAACGGTGGAAGCGGTTGGACTTAAAGTTTCGATTGGTGAGACCGTTGAAATATTTACCGGCGGTGACAAAGTATTAGCGGAAGTAGTTGGTTTTAAAGAGGATAATGCTGTGTTGATGCCTTTAGGTGATATTACCGGGGTAAGCCTTGGAAGCTTGGTCCGCCCGTTAGGAAGACCTCTTCAAATTACCGTAGGACCTTCTCTTTTAGGAAAAATTTTAGATGGGCTGGGTCGTCCGTTAAATGAACAGAAAGTTTATGGGCGAAGGTATCCCATTGACCGCATGCCGCCAAACCCGCTAACGCGTAAGCGGATTTCTGCAAAGTTTGCTACTGGAATTAAGGCAATCGATGGGCTTTTAACCTGCGGCGAAGGGCAAAGATTGGGTATCTTTGCGGGAAGCGGTGTAGGAAAAAGTACCCTTCTGGGGATGATCGCCCGTTATGCCGAAGCTGATGTTAACGTAATTGCGCTGATTGGTGAACGGGGGCGGGAAGTTCTAGACTTTATAGAAAAAGATTTGGGTGAAGGGCTTAAAAAGTCAGTTCTGGTGGTGGCAACTTCCGAGCAGCCTGCTTTATTTCGTTTAAAAGGAGCTTTTGTGGCTACAGCTATTGCTGAATATTTTAGAGATCAGGGAAAAAAAGTTCTTTTAATGATGGACTCCCTTACCCGTTTTGCTATGGCCCAAAGAGAGGTGGGGCTTGCAGCCGGTGAACCGCCTTCATCACGGGGATATACCCCGTCGGTATTTGCTCTCCTTCCCAAACTGGTAGAAAGAGCGGGAAACGATGCCAAAGGCTCTATCACCGCCTTTTACACAGTTCTGGTTGAAGGGGATGATTTTAATGAACCAATTGCTGATGCGGTAAGGGGCCTTTTGGATGGCCATATAGTTTTAAGCCGCCAGTTAGCGGGAAAGGGACATTTTCCGGCAATTGACATTTTAGCCAGTAACAGCCGTTTAATGCCGGATTTGGTAAGTGGCGAACACTGGCAACAAGCCTTGCGGATAAGAGAACTTCTTGACGTTTACCGGCAAAATGAAGATTTAATCTTAATTGGTGCTTATAAACCTGGGACTAATCCAACTTTAGACCAGGCAATAAAATTAATGCCGACCCTTAATGCTTTTCTCAGGCAAAGACAGGATGAAGGGGTAAGTTTTGAAAAAACCAAGGAAGAACTTAGTAATTTTGCGGAGGTATAA